The Chryseobacterium nakagawai genome has a segment encoding these proteins:
- a CDS encoding superoxide dismutase — translation MKIMKIAALGAVLAAQFTLAQFKQTPLPYAYNALEGSIDAQTMEIHYSKHGAAYAANLNKAIAGTPQEKETLLKILSETSKLSPAVRNNAGGHYNHELFWTILTPEKNTQPSAKLAKAINETFGSLDAFKEKMSKAGADRFGSGWAWLAVDKNGKLFVSSTPNQDNPLMDIVEEKGTPILGIDVWEHAYYLKYQNKRADYLSAIWNVLNWKEVSKRYDEALSKK, via the coding sequence ATGAAGATTATGAAAATTGCTGCTTTAGGAGCAGTATTAGCAGCTCAGTTTACACTGGCTCAGTTTAAGCAAACTCCTTTACCGTATGCTTATAATGCATTAGAAGGATCAATAGATGCGCAGACAATGGAAATTCATTATTCAAAGCATGGTGCTGCATATGCTGCCAACTTGAATAAAGCCATTGCCGGAACTCCACAGGAAAAAGAAACTTTACTTAAGATTCTTTCTGAAACTTCCAAGCTAAGTCCTGCGGTAAGAAACAATGCGGGAGGACATTATAACCACGAGCTTTTCTGGACGATCCTTACTCCGGAGAAAAATACTCAACCTTCTGCAAAATTAGCAAAAGCTATTAACGAAACTTTCGGAAGTCTGGATGCTTTCAAAGAAAAGATGAGTAAAGCTGGTGCAGACCGTTTTGGATCAGGATGGGCATGGCTTGCCGTGGATAAAAACGGAAAACTTTTCGTTTCCTCTACCCCTAATCAGGACAATCCATTGATGGATATTGTAGAAGAAAAAGGAACTCCTATTCTGGGAATAGATGTGTGGGAACACGCTTATTACCTGAAATATCAGAACAAGAGAGCAGATTATCTTTCTGCAATCTGGAATGTGCTGAACTGGAAAGAAGTCAGCAAAAGATATGATGAAGCTTTAAGCAAAAAATAA
- a CDS encoding TonB-dependent receptor plug domain-containing protein — translation MKQFGIILIFLGVIINAQNRKVRKDSIAHLAEVKVKSNKKKIETDMKMAVSVDEFLASSDKISFIKRGAYAWEPLLNNMSTERSVITLDGMRIFGACTDKMDPVTSYMESNTLSGVDIKSGQEGSSHGATVAGSIDLKRKSTPFGLEKKWNGAYQTGFEFNNKQFFNLGNISYSGKKLVVDGSISFRKAGNYYDGNDVEVNHSQYNKFNTGIGIAYKTSLLSSVKVDAIFDMAKNVGFPALPMDLWLSRAMITSASYKQLFQEGLIKSWDTKIYFNTIEHYMDDTKRPENLVHMDMPGWSTTYGLVSSMNLTKERYTSDIELNAYNNTSIAEMRMYPQDRKNRTMFAYSWPWVTTRFASLSMNNKWDISDKSRLSFGGSLGLNYNESKYPEFNWIFHPGASPKKTRILPSLHAGYQFTNHHFNFSVGTGYGHRAPSVSEGYGYYIYNSFDRYDYIGNPDLKNEISYETNASAGFRNEKMSIEAKVNYFYIQNYIIGRILSLGSPMNYQSVGVKAYTSLDHATLFNMSLNANYSIIPDLHWKGTLTYARGRDDKGKNLPFIRPLSYLTSLHYTHGNFGVQTSVNGDFVQLNYSPEYGEDQTAAYTVWNFSMDYTFKIKKLKTIFQVGAENLLNKYYSTYADWGNIPRMGRNIYTSLKVNF, via the coding sequence ATGAAGCAGTTTGGAATTATATTAATCTTTTTGGGAGTTATTATCAATGCCCAAAACAGAAAAGTACGAAAAGATAGTATTGCTCATTTAGCTGAGGTAAAAGTAAAAAGCAATAAAAAGAAGATTGAAACGGATATGAAAATGGCCGTTTCAGTGGATGAATTTCTAGCATCTTCGGACAAAATAAGCTTTATAAAACGAGGGGCATATGCGTGGGAGCCCTTACTCAATAATATGAGTACGGAAAGATCTGTCATTACTCTTGATGGGATGCGTATTTTTGGAGCATGCACTGATAAAATGGATCCGGTTACCTCCTATATGGAAAGTAATACTCTTTCAGGGGTAGATATAAAATCAGGTCAGGAAGGAAGTTCACATGGAGCAACAGTAGCAGGAAGTATTGATCTGAAAAGAAAAAGTACTCCTTTTGGTCTTGAAAAAAAATGGAATGGGGCCTATCAGACAGGTTTTGAATTCAATAATAAGCAGTTTTTTAACCTTGGAAATATATCCTATTCCGGGAAGAAGCTTGTGGTAGACGGAAGTATTTCCTTCCGGAAAGCAGGTAATTATTACGATGGGAATGATGTAGAAGTAAATCACTCTCAATATAATAAGTTTAATACGGGAATTGGAATCGCTTACAAAACAAGTCTTTTATCTTCAGTGAAAGTGGATGCAATCTTTGATATGGCAAAGAATGTTGGATTTCCTGCTTTACCAATGGATTTATGGCTTTCCAGAGCAATGATTACCTCAGCATCCTACAAACAATTATTTCAAGAAGGATTAATTAAGTCCTGGGATACAAAAATCTATTTCAATACCATTGAACATTATATGGATGACACAAAGCGTCCTGAGAATCTGGTACACATGGATATGCCGGGATGGAGTACTACCTATGGGCTGGTTTCTTCAATGAATCTCACAAAAGAGCGGTATACTTCAGACATAGAACTTAATGCCTACAACAATACATCAATTGCAGAAATGCGGATGTATCCTCAGGATAGAAAGAACAGAACTATGTTTGCGTATAGCTGGCCTTGGGTAACTACACGTTTTGCCAGTCTTTCGATGAATAACAAATGGGATATATCTGATAAAAGCCGTTTGAGTTTCGGAGGATCATTAGGACTGAACTATAATGAGTCTAAATATCCTGAATTCAATTGGATCTTCCATCCGGGAGCATCACCGAAAAAGACTAGAATTCTTCCCAGCCTGCATGCAGGATATCAATTTACCAATCATCATTTTAATTTTTCTGTAGGAACGGGCTACGGCCATAGAGCGCCTTCCGTTTCAGAAGGGTATGGCTATTATATCTACAACAGCTTTGACCGCTATGACTATATCGGAAATCCTGACCTAAAAAATGAAATTTCTTATGAAACCAATGCCAGTGCAGGTTTTAGGAATGAAAAGATGAGTATTGAAGCCAAAGTGAATTACTTCTATATTCAGAATTATATTATCGGAAGAATTCTGAGTCTTGGAAGTCCTATGAATTATCAATCGGTAGGAGTAAAGGCTTATACTTCACTGGATCATGCCACACTCTTTAATATGTCTCTGAATGCCAATTACAGCATTATTCCGGATTTACACTGGAAAGGAACATTGACGTATGCAAGAGGAAGGGATGATAAAGGAAAAAATCTGCCTTTCATCCGTCCTTTGAGCTATCTGACCTCTTTACATTATACCCATGGGAATTTTGGAGTTCAGACCTCTGTAAATGGAGATTTTGTTCAGCTTAATTACAGTCCGGAATATGGTGAAGATCAGACAGCGGCTTACACCGTATGGAATTTTTCCATGGATTATACTTTCAAAATCAAAAAACTTAAGACCATTTTTCAGGTAGGAGCCGAAAACCTGTTAAACAAATATTACAGCACCTATGCAGACTGGGGAAATATCCCAAGAATGGGTCGTAATATTTATACGTCTTTAAAAGTCAACTTTTAA
- a CDS encoding MbnP family protein, producing the protein MQNLKQYLLLSAFSLGVISCQNSDDNPVANNVTLEFKNTFKNETIILGGATSSTATINTSAEGQAHHFSELKYVISNIRLVKADGNEVPYKVNDLDQGATVIDQSKPETLRYLLSNIPAGEYKKIKFGLGVKKDLNVLDQVRFPKFYATAGSNDTQMMWEWGAGYRFTKIEGFYGTDNKQMSIHTGSTIKGSEGNFTQGVDAYRDVTLDLSQHAIVGSKAPKIIIKADFDKLLTGKINTIVLVTGTGSDGNATPNIHTANQMVKFVDNLGGNGSSDISGMFSVSAVEN; encoded by the coding sequence ATGCAAAACTTAAAACAATATCTACTATTATCTGCTTTTTCATTAGGTGTAATTTCTTGCCAAAACAGTGATGATAATCCTGTTGCCAATAACGTTACCCTTGAATTCAAGAATACGTTTAAAAATGAAACGATTATTCTCGGAGGTGCTACTTCAAGTACAGCCACGATCAATACCTCAGCAGAAGGACAGGCTCATCATTTTTCAGAATTGAAATATGTAATCAGTAATATTCGTCTGGTAAAAGCAGATGGTAATGAAGTCCCTTATAAAGTCAATGATCTGGATCAGGGCGCTACAGTGATTGACCAATCAAAACCGGAAACGCTTCGTTACTTATTGAGTAATATACCTGCTGGAGAGTATAAAAAAATCAAATTCGGATTAGGAGTAAAAAAAGATCTGAATGTTTTGGATCAGGTGAGATTTCCAAAGTTCTATGCCACTGCAGGTTCCAATGATACCCAAATGATGTGGGAGTGGGGAGCAGGGTATCGTTTTACAAAAATTGAAGGTTTTTATGGAACAGATAACAAACAGATGTCTATCCACACAGGAAGTACCATAAAAGGATCAGAAGGTAATTTTACCCAGGGAGTAGATGCGTATAGAGATGTCACTTTAGATCTTTCCCAACATGCTATCGTGGGTAGCAAAGCGCCTAAAATTATTATTAAAGCAGATTTTGATAAATTGTTGACGGGGAAAATCAATACGATTGTATTGGTTACGGGAACAGGATCAGATGGCAATGCTACTCCGAATATTCATACTGCTAACCAAATGGTAAAATTTGTTGATAACCTCGGTGGAAACGGTTCAAGTGATATTTCCGGAATGTTTTCAGTGAGTGCTGTTGAAAACTAA
- a CDS encoding cytochrome-c peroxidase, whose product MKKGLSILAIIILLISCNNDRYEPISGDNPQISLNIPSGFPELNNSVNSNRPTKYGVELGEKLFNEKRLSADNSISCSSCHIQGNAFADHNAQGIGIQNRVGLRNVPAIQNMLFMKFYNWDGNILQLENQPLVPIITHEEMGSSILEVIGKIRDDMMYKDLFRKAFGDETITAERIYKSIAQYEYTLISANSKYDKVKRKGGETFTENEALGYQTFQQKCVSCHNTELFTDQSFRNIGFPVNPDTNEAGRGRVTGIPADYMSFRVPSLRNVEYTAPYGSYGQFPTLRAVLDYFDKGVLSADNLDPVFKNNGNRIPLSEQEKTNLILFLKTLSDREFVKK is encoded by the coding sequence ATGAAAAAAGGATTAAGCATTTTAGCCATTATTATTCTGTTAATATCTTGTAATAACGATCGTTACGAACCTATTTCTGGCGATAATCCACAGATTTCGCTCAATATTCCGTCTGGATTTCCGGAACTAAACAATTCGGTGAACTCTAACAGACCTACAAAATATGGAGTAGAGTTGGGGGAAAAATTATTTAATGAGAAAAGGCTGAGTGCAGATAATAGTATTTCCTGCTCCAGTTGTCATATACAAGGAAATGCCTTTGCAGATCATAATGCACAGGGAATAGGAATTCAGAATAGAGTAGGATTGCGAAATGTTCCTGCTATTCAGAACATGCTCTTTATGAAGTTTTATAATTGGGATGGCAATATCCTTCAATTGGAGAATCAACCCTTAGTTCCTATTATCACTCATGAAGAAATGGGTTCTTCTATTCTGGAGGTGATAGGCAAAATAAGAGATGATATGATGTATAAAGATCTGTTCCGAAAAGCCTTTGGAGACGAAACCATTACTGCTGAAAGAATTTATAAAAGTATTGCACAGTATGAGTACACCCTGATTTCTGCTAATAGCAAATATGATAAGGTAAAAAGAAAAGGAGGAGAAACTTTCACAGAAAATGAAGCCTTGGGATATCAGACTTTTCAACAGAAATGTGTGAGTTGTCATAATACAGAATTATTTACCGATCAGAGTTTCAGAAATATCGGGTTTCCTGTAAATCCGGATACCAATGAGGCGGGACGGGGAAGAGTTACCGGTATTCCAGCAGATTATATGAGCTTCAGAGTTCCTTCTTTAAGAAATGTAGAATATACGGCTCCTTATGGAAGCTATGGCCAGTTCCCAACATTAAGGGCAGTCCTTGATTATTTTGATAAAGGGGTTCTATCTGCAGATAATCTTGATCCTGTTTTTAAAAATAATGGAAACAGAATTCCTCTCTCAGAGCAGGAAAAGACCAATCTTATCCTGTTTCTGAAAACACTGAGCGATCGTGAATTTGTGAAAAAATAA
- a CDS encoding TonB-dependent receptor plug domain-containing protein — protein MIAKLTTFQFHKIVFTAFVFTSQFLFSQTHKKDSIKGEAIKTVNIYKKNFKEILPAQVLQGEELERLNSHSVADALRYFAGVQIKDYGGMGGLKTVNIRSMGSQHVGVFYDGIQLGNAQNGLVDLGRYSLDDLEEISLYNGQKSEIFQPAKDFGSSGSIYLQPKTPTFTGGKKTNLLIRAKSASIDLFNPSFRLEQKISKRISASASAEFLQSDGLYKFYYGRKFPNGTTAADTISKRYDSDIKAKRFETAINGTLNNGSWNIRGYGYISNRGIPAPIVKKRFKARGARMLDENYFVQANFRKKLFPKLETQLKAKFAYDYTYFNDTVLSQAVYPAKNTYIQREVYLSSSNIYTINSNWDVSLSGDFQYNNLDADLREFSYPTRYTTLVALATTYQWNRFKFLGSLLGTFTFEEVRMNKRPDDRREFTPAFFMSYQPTSIPELTLRAFYKNIFRLPTFNDLYYTSVGNTYLQPEFTHQYDVGFTYQKKYDHSLFKGLYIKVDGYYNKVTDKIVAVPTTNMFRWMMLNLGKVEIIGTDVNIQTELMFGDVKVKPLLAYTYQRAKDKTISEGKTETYYGQQIPYTPRHSGSFTLMADYKDWSFNYSTIYVGERYDGQLDNIQYNFIQPWYTHDLSVQRKLRLAGHPFKINLEMNNVFNQYYDVVKNYPMPGRNFRLTLNFTL, from the coding sequence ATGATAGCAAAACTAACTACATTTCAATTCCATAAAATTGTTTTCACGGCATTCGTGTTTACCTCACAATTCCTGTTTTCTCAGACTCATAAAAAAGACAGTATTAAAGGAGAAGCTATAAAGACTGTCAATATTTACAAAAAGAATTTTAAAGAAATCCTTCCTGCTCAGGTCTTACAAGGCGAAGAGCTTGAACGGCTCAACAGTCATTCTGTTGCTGATGCACTGAGATATTTTGCCGGAGTTCAGATTAAAGATTATGGCGGAATGGGTGGTTTGAAGACGGTCAATATCCGAAGTATGGGAAGTCAGCATGTAGGTGTTTTCTATGATGGAATCCAATTAGGGAATGCTCAGAACGGATTGGTAGACTTAGGAAGGTATTCTTTGGATGATCTTGAAGAAATCTCATTGTACAACGGTCAGAAAAGTGAAATTTTCCAGCCTGCCAAAGATTTCGGGTCATCGGGATCCATTTATTTACAACCCAAAACACCAACATTCACCGGCGGTAAGAAAACCAATCTTCTGATCAGAGCAAAAAGTGCTTCTATTGATTTATTTAATCCTTCCTTCCGTTTAGAACAAAAAATTTCAAAAAGAATTTCAGCAAGCGCCAGTGCAGAATTTCTCCAAAGTGATGGCCTTTACAAATTTTACTATGGTAGGAAATTCCCAAACGGTACTACAGCAGCTGATACCATTTCCAAAAGATATGATTCCGATATTAAGGCAAAGCGTTTTGAAACCGCTATTAATGGAACTTTAAATAACGGAAGCTGGAATATCCGTGGATACGGTTATATTTCAAACCGTGGTATTCCGGCACCTATTGTAAAGAAGCGTTTTAAAGCAAGAGGTGCAAGAATGCTTGATGAAAACTATTTTGTACAGGCCAATTTCAGAAAAAAGCTGTTTCCTAAGCTTGAAACTCAGCTGAAGGCGAAGTTTGCTTATGATTATACTTATTTTAATGATACAGTATTATCTCAGGCAGTTTATCCCGCAAAAAATACCTATATCCAACGGGAGGTTTATCTTTCATCTTCCAATATTTATACAATCAATTCAAATTGGGATGTGAGTTTAAGTGGGGACTTTCAGTATAATAATCTTGATGCTGATTTACGTGAATTTTCTTATCCTACGCGTTATACAACTCTTGTTGCATTGGCTACAACCTATCAGTGGAACAGATTTAAATTCTTAGGAAGCCTTTTAGGGACATTTACCTTTGAGGAGGTAAGAATGAACAAGCGACCTGATGACAGAAGAGAATTTACACCAGCCTTCTTTATGAGCTACCAGCCGACTTCAATACCGGAACTTACGCTTAGGGCATTCTATAAAAATATCTTCAGATTACCAACTTTTAATGATCTGTATTATACCAGCGTAGGAAATACTTATCTGCAACCCGAGTTTACCCATCAGTATGATGTAGGGTTTACGTATCAGAAAAAATACGATCATTCTTTATTTAAAGGACTTTATATAAAAGTAGATGGATATTATAACAAGGTAACAGATAAAATTGTTGCTGTCCCTACTACCAATATGTTTAGATGGATGATGCTGAACCTTGGAAAGGTCGAAATCATCGGAACAGACGTGAACATTCAGACCGAATTAATGTTTGGAGATGTAAAAGTTAAACCATTATTAGCATATACCTACCAGAGAGCGAAAGATAAAACGATTAGTGAAGGGAAGACAGAAACCTATTATGGACAACAAATCCCTTATACACCCAGGCATAGTGGATCTTTTACCTTAATGGCCGACTATAAAGACTGGAGCTTCAACTACAGTACAATTTATGTAGGAGAAAGATATGATGGGCAGCTGGATAATATTCAGTACAATTTTATTCAGCCCTGGTATACCCACGATCTTTCTGTTCAGAGAAAATTGAGACTGGCAGGGCATCCTTTTAAAATCAACCTTGAAATGAACAATGTTTTTAACCAATATTATGATGTGGTAAAAAACTATCCTATGCCGGGAAGAAATTTCAGACTCACTTTAAACTTCACCTTATGA
- a CDS encoding YncE family protein, which translates to MRKLNIYFLFFALVTLVSCRTDEILIPMEVVEGLNPVENTGIKGFYVLNEGNMGSNKCTLDFFDYTKGTYYRNIYSEINPNVLKELGDVGNDIKIYGSKLYIVVNVSNTIEVLDAKTAKHIKSIYLQNCRYMTFKDGKAYASSYAGPVDINPLAPKGKVAEIDTVSLSIQRTATVGYQPEEMEIVGNQLFVANSGGYMVPNYDRTVSVIDLNTFTEKKKIDVAINLHRLKKDNYGDLYVSSRGDYYNVPSNLYLVDAATGVIKKDFHIAVSEMTIVNDKLYYYGNEFNYNTHAYVKTFGIIDVKNEQVISNRIIDKEYESIIKTPYGIAVNPITEDIYMTDARNYVSMGFVYCFDKNGHFKWKTEGGNIPAHFAFLYN; encoded by the coding sequence ATGAGAAAGCTAAATATTTATTTCTTGTTTTTTGCATTGGTAACGCTTGTTTCCTGTCGTACCGATGAGATTCTTATTCCTATGGAAGTTGTGGAAGGGCTTAACCCTGTTGAAAACACGGGAATAAAAGGATTCTATGTATTGAATGAAGGAAATATGGGAAGCAATAAATGCACCCTTGATTTTTTTGATTATACCAAAGGCACCTATTATCGGAATATTTATTCCGAGATCAATCCGAATGTTTTAAAAGAACTGGGAGACGTAGGAAATGATATTAAAATCTATGGAAGCAAGCTATATATTGTGGTCAATGTTTCCAATACCATCGAAGTTCTTGATGCTAAGACTGCCAAGCATATTAAATCAATTTATTTACAGAATTGCAGATACATGACCTTCAAGGATGGAAAAGCGTATGCCAGCAGCTATGCCGGTCCTGTAGATATCAATCCGCTGGCTCCCAAAGGTAAAGTTGCAGAAATAGATACTGTATCCCTTTCCATCCAGCGTACAGCAACAGTAGGATACCAGCCCGAAGAAATGGAAATTGTGGGAAATCAATTATTTGTTGCCAATTCCGGAGGATACATGGTTCCGAATTATGATAGGACTGTTTCTGTAATTGATCTGAACACTTTTACAGAAAAGAAAAAAATTGATGTTGCCATTAACCTTCACCGTCTTAAAAAAGACAATTACGGAGATCTATATGTAAGTTCAAGAGGAGATTATTATAATGTTCCTTCCAATTTATACCTGGTAGATGCAGCAACCGGAGTGATAAAGAAAGACTTTCATATTGCCGTTAGTGAAATGACCATCGTGAATGATAAGTTGTATTACTACGGAAATGAATTCAATTATAATACCCATGCTTATGTAAAAACATTTGGAATCATAGACGTAAAGAATGAGCAGGTTATTTCCAATAGGATTATTGATAAAGAATACGAATCCATCATTAAAACACCTTACGGAATCGCAGTCAATCCAATTACAGAAGATATTTATATGACAGATGCCCGAAACTACGTATCAATGGGATTTGTATACTGTTTTGATAAAAACGGACATTTTAAATGGAAAACCGAAGGTGGAAATATCCCTGCCCATTTTGCCTTTTTATATAATTAA
- a CDS encoding cell surface protein: MNKKTITYLTAGFLSLLFAGMIASCQHDDEVAAPVPTDPEVIPPTFKGLDTAYTIERFRVLSIPTNISGNITWSINDSIISQNSELEFISTKTATYPLTLKVGSDKVFHSKIRVTKEAGTLSKYISKVFDFRPAVGQFMNEIPEYDLGNTAADMIKKANDYLVGSNSSMISLGGFGGHVVFGFDHTIPNMEGRDFKILGNAFFGNSANDPRSGSCEPGIIMVAYDKNKNGKPDDDEWYEIAGSEYFKNTTTKNYNITYFKPNENKAPVPGNDGWQTDIEYIKWQDNLGNTGFKTKNAFHSQSYYPLWLSDASYSFTGTRLKDNFYDQSGVGNYWVGKSYEFGYADNAPNNDEASNIDISWAVDKNGKYVKLPGIDFVKVYTGINQEAGWLGEVSTEVAGAYDLHLKK, from the coding sequence ATGAATAAAAAAACTATTACTTATTTAACAGCTGGGTTTTTATCCCTTCTATTTGCAGGAATGATTGCGTCCTGTCAGCATGATGATGAGGTTGCAGCACCGGTTCCTACTGATCCGGAAGTAATACCTCCCACGTTTAAAGGATTAGATACTGCTTATACCATTGAACGTTTCAGGGTACTGAGTATTCCTACCAATATTTCAGGAAACATTACCTGGAGCATTAATGACTCTATCATCTCCCAGAATTCCGAACTGGAATTTATCAGCACAAAGACCGCTACTTATCCTTTAACATTAAAAGTAGGAAGCGATAAAGTTTTTCATTCTAAAATCAGAGTCACCAAAGAAGCAGGAACATTAAGTAAATACATTTCCAAAGTTTTTGACTTCCGTCCGGCAGTAGGACAGTTTATGAATGAAATTCCAGAATATGATTTGGGCAATACAGCAGCAGATATGATTAAAAAAGCCAATGACTATCTGGTAGGTTCTAATTCTTCCATGATAAGCCTTGGAGGTTTCGGAGGACATGTAGTGTTTGGTTTCGATCATACCATTCCTAATATGGAGGGAAGAGATTTTAAAATATTAGGCAATGCGTTTTTTGGAAACTCTGCTAATGATCCTCGCTCCGGAAGTTGTGAGCCAGGAATTATTATGGTAGCCTATGATAAAAATAAAAATGGAAAACCTGATGATGATGAGTGGTACGAAATTGCAGGCAGTGAGTACTTTAAAAATACGACGACCAAAAATTATAATATTACTTACTTCAAACCTAATGAAAATAAAGCTCCCGTTCCGGGAAATGACGGCTGGCAGACAGATATAGAATATATCAAATGGCAGGATAATCTTGGGAACACAGGATTTAAAACAAAAAATGCATTCCATTCACAGAGTTACTATCCTTTATGGCTTTCAGATGCTTCTTACAGTTTTACAGGGACCAGGCTTAAAGATAATTTTTATGATCAGAGTGGAGTAGGAAACTATTGGGTAGGAAAATCCTATGAATTTGGATATGCGGATAATGCCCCTAATAATGATGAGGCTTCCAATATCGATATTTCATGGGCAGTTGACAAAAACGGAAAATATGTGAAGCTTCCGGGAATAGATTTCGTAAAAGTATACACTGGAATCAATCAGGAAGCCGGATGGCTGGGGGAGGTTTCTACAGAAGTGGCAGGAGCCTACGATTTACATCTAAAAAAATAA